One part of the uncultured Bacteroides sp. genome encodes these proteins:
- a CDS encoding TonB-dependent receptor, giving the protein MIRTITTTKKKRDFSDFIRLKLVFLFVSLSTFTTYAQITLKGTILDERSKKSVFGASVKLKGQLGETFTDVDGAFQLKVKALPATLSVKSIGYKPQEFDIYEAEPITIYLNEDLNELDNVVVTGYVQTKRNAKTSAISEIKADQLKNIAGTGLNEQIQGQTPGLLVSTTSGTPGSSVFVRLRGTTSINAGNDPLYVIDGVPISSKTLQTISIGGQTTNPLSDINPADIESVEVLKDANATAVYGARGANGVILITTKRGKNNSKTKISLDAEYGFSKAAKLWDLATGPDHAQILNEAWVNDGKSYATRPYRPKEEGGLGNPEDQKTYDRQSLVFRTANVQTYNISANGGDAKTSFFIGGGFTSQEAIVKTQDFSRYNFRVNLDHKINNKLSIGTSNSLDYSIRSLSRTANSPKGILQASVHTATLLPIYNEDGSYAKYGIFDNIVALINNNDHHAYGLHSINNVYAKWNIKENLSFKSSVSADLNNYHEKRYFNTQLSDGQPNGAATDATSIEQTWVAEQLLNYFTTIHNSHFISLFLGNTVQKRNYQQESINASSFPSDQFKTISSAAITSATTSSSSSGLVSFFGGANYSFNNKYSVDANLRADASSRFGKSNRWAYFPSVGASWRVSQENFIKNLNLFNELKLKASLGWTGNQDIDDFASLGLWSGGANYGNSAGISSSQLSNPDLKWETTRQWNVGLESSFLAGRLSFELNYYDKYTSDLLLNVPIAGKTGFSSTIQNVGAMSNKGVEFEINSTNIDTRDFKWTSSFQISHNENLVEKLPISFSQYSRDWVRLQQGSPMYSFWLYKQLYVDPKTGNAVYEDVNEDGKITTADRQIVGDAWPTFTGGLRNTLTYKGFDLSVFLYFSVGNDVFNMNRFFQEHGGVRGTNWGLLKSQMKRWQKEGDITDIPRASTVVNSDGSYNNDFQSSRFLEDGSFLRLRNLTIGYTLSPKALVKAGLSKIRLYASATNLFTITKYSGADPEGNTAADQTNGTVQGLDFAIPPQPRQFVFGVNLTF; this is encoded by the coding sequence ATGATAAGAACAATTACTACGACAAAAAAGAAAAGAGATTTTTCTGATTTTATTAGATTGAAACTGGTTTTCCTGTTTGTGAGTCTATCTACTTTTACTACATATGCACAAATTACACTTAAGGGAACAATTCTCGATGAGAGATCTAAGAAATCTGTATTTGGTGCATCAGTCAAACTTAAAGGCCAACTTGGAGAAACATTCACGGATGTAGATGGGGCTTTTCAATTAAAAGTAAAGGCTTTGCCTGCTACTCTATCGGTAAAAAGTATTGGATATAAACCCCAGGAATTTGATATTTATGAAGCTGAACCGATCACAATTTACTTGAATGAAGATTTGAATGAACTTGATAATGTTGTTGTTACCGGTTATGTTCAGACAAAGAGAAATGCAAAGACCAGTGCTATCTCTGAAATAAAGGCGGATCAACTTAAGAACATAGCAGGAACCGGATTAAATGAACAAATACAAGGACAAACTCCCGGACTTTTGGTTTCAACTACTTCGGGAACTCCAGGCTCCAGCGTTTTTGTCCGCTTACGCGGAACTACATCCATTAATGCAGGTAACGATCCATTATACGTGATTGATGGGGTACCAATTAGCAGTAAAACTTTGCAAACAATCAGTATTGGTGGACAAACTACTAATCCTCTTTCGGATATAAATCCAGCTGATATTGAAAGTGTTGAAGTACTTAAAGATGCCAACGCTACAGCTGTTTATGGTGCACGTGGTGCAAATGGTGTAATATTGATTACTACTAAACGAGGAAAAAATAACAGTAAGACAAAGATCAGTCTGGATGCTGAATATGGTTTTTCCAAAGCCGCTAAATTGTGGGATCTTGCCACAGGCCCTGATCATGCACAAATTCTTAATGAAGCATGGGTAAATGATGGAAAATCTTATGCCACAAGACCATATCGCCCTAAAGAAGAAGGAGGACTTGGAAATCCTGAAGATCAAAAAACTTATGACAGACAAAGTCTTGTTTTCCGGACAGCAAACGTACAAACCTATAACATTTCAGCAAATGGTGGTGATGCCAAAACTTCTTTCTTTATAGGCGGTGGTTTCACATCTCAGGAAGCTATTGTGAAGACACAGGACTTTTCGAGATATAATTTCCGTGTTAATCTTGACCATAAGATTAATAATAAATTGTCAATAGGTACCAGTAATTCTTTGGATTATTCCATTCGTTCTTTATCTCGCACGGCTAATAGTCCTAAAGGTATTCTTCAAGCTAGTGTGCATACTGCTACATTGCTTCCTATATATAATGAAGATGGCTCTTATGCCAAGTATGGAATCTTTGATAACATTGTAGCATTGATTAATAACAATGACCATCATGCGTATGGTTTACATTCAATCAATAATGTATATGCAAAATGGAATATAAAAGAAAACCTATCTTTTAAATCTTCAGTTAGTGCCGATTTGAATAACTATCACGAGAAAAGATATTTCAATACTCAGCTATCCGACGGACAACCCAATGGAGCAGCTACCGATGCAACCAGTATTGAACAAACTTGGGTGGCAGAGCAATTGCTGAATTATTTTACAACCATTCACAATTCGCATTTTATCTCTCTTTTCCTTGGTAATACAGTGCAGAAACGTAATTATCAGCAAGAGTCGATTAATGCTTCAAGTTTTCCAAGTGATCAGTTTAAAACAATATCTTCGGCAGCTATTACTTCTGCAACAACAAGTAGTTCTTCCTCGGGGTTGGTTTCTTTCTTTGGTGGAGCGAATTATAGTTTCAATAATAAGTATAGTGTTGATGCCAACCTTCGTGCTGATGCTTCTTCAAGATTTGGAAAATCTAACCGATGGGCTTATTTCCCTTCAGTAGGAGCTTCATGGCGCGTCAGTCAGGAAAACTTTATAAAGAATCTGAACCTTTTTAATGAGTTAAAACTAAAAGCCAGTCTCGGCTGGACCGGTAATCAGGATATTGATGATTTTGCATCATTAGGTCTTTGGAGTGGGGGAGCTAATTACGGAAATTCAGCAGGTATTTCCAGTTCTCAGTTAAGCAATCCGGATCTGAAATGGGAGACAACTCGTCAATGGAACGTGGGGCTTGAATCTTCTTTCTTAGCAGGCAGACTTTCTTTCGAGCTCAATTATTATGATAAGTATACTTCTGATTTGCTTTTGAATGTACCAATAGCAGGAAAAACCGGATTCTCTTCTACTATACAGAATGTGGGTGCAATGAGTAATAAAGGTGTTGAATTTGAAATTAATTCAACCAATATAGATACAAGAGATTTTAAATGGACTTCATCATTCCAAATTTCACATAATGAAAATTTAGTAGAGAAGTTACCTATATCTTTTTCACAATATTCAAGAGACTGGGTGCGCTTGCAACAAGGTTCACCAATGTATTCTTTCTGGCTTTACAAGCAACTGTATGTTGATCCCAAAACAGGAAATGCTGTATATGAAGATGTAAACGAAGATGGTAAAATAACTACAGCCGATCGCCAGATAGTTGGTGATGCATGGCCAACTTTTACAGGTGGACTTAGAAATACACTAACATATAAAGGTTTTGATTTATCGGTATTCTTATACTTCTCAGTAGGTAATGATGTGTTTAACATGAATCGTTTCTTTCAGGAACATGGTGGCGTACGTGGTACAAACTGGGGATTGTTGAAGAGCCAGATGAAGCGTTGGCAAAAAGAAGGAGATATTACAGATATACCACGTGCCTCTACCGTTGTTAATTCTGATGGAAGCTACAATAATGATTTCCAGAGTAGTCGTTTCCTTGAAGATGGTTCTTTTCTGCGACTTCGTAATCTGACTATTGGTTATACCCTTTCTCCAAAAGCTCTTGTAAAGGCAGGGTTGAGTAAAATCCGATTGTATGCAAGTGCTACAAATCTGTTTACTATAACTAAATATTCTGGTGCTGATCCTGAAGGAAATACAGCTGCCGATCAAACAAATGGAACAGTTCAAGGACTCGATTTTGCTATTCCACCACAGCCAAGACAATTTGTATTTGGTGTTAACTTAACATTTTAA
- a CDS encoding TlpA disulfide reductase family protein, translating into MKRKLIVLAALALSFTLAHAQEKNTLHLNGSVSGVTTGKVYLQKFIDKYYVVVDSAKVQNGQFSFSTKTVLPEIYGISLDSKENPYMLFLDKNKTTVNLDPASDYQNTEVTGSALHTLFKEYKSKEDVKIDEFIKQHPSSLVSAYALYRDFSYRLSPTEIESNIKLLDPSLYNTTYVQVLNKLVKTLSNVSVGKTAPEFSAKTPDGKTVALSDRLGKGYLLIDFWASWCPPCRRENPNFVKIYQKYKDKGFDVLAVSLDKAKDKWVKAIADDHLDWIQISELKFWQSEIIGKYGVRAIPTNFLVDSKGVIVAKNVFGDDLDNLLRELLNK; encoded by the coding sequence ATGAAAAGAAAATTAATAGTTTTGGCGGCATTAGCATTAAGTTTTACCTTAGCTCATGCACAGGAAAAAAATACATTGCACCTCAATGGCTCTGTAAGTGGAGTAACTACAGGTAAAGTGTATCTGCAAAAGTTTATAGACAAATATTATGTTGTTGTTGATTCTGCCAAAGTACAGAATGGACAGTTCTCTTTTTCCACAAAAACAGTATTGCCTGAGATTTACGGAATCTCTCTGGACTCAAAGGAAAATCCTTATATGCTGTTTCTGGATAAAAATAAGACAACTGTAAATTTAGATCCGGCTTCCGATTATCAGAATACAGAGGTAACGGGTTCTGCTTTACATACTCTCTTTAAAGAGTATAAAAGTAAAGAAGATGTGAAGATTGATGAGTTTATTAAACAACATCCTTCTTCGTTAGTATCGGCTTATGCACTTTATCGTGATTTCTCGTACAGACTTTCCCCAACTGAAATAGAATCAAATATCAAGTTACTTGATCCTTCGTTGTATAACACAACTTATGTGCAGGTTTTAAACAAGCTAGTGAAAACATTAAGTAATGTTTCTGTGGGCAAAACAGCTCCCGAGTTTTCTGCTAAAACTCCAGATGGAAAAACGGTTGCTCTTTCAGATCGTTTGGGCAAAGGTTATTTATTGATTGACTTTTGGGCATCCTGGTGTCCTCCTTGCAGAAGAGAAAATCCAAACTTTGTGAAGATATATCAGAAGTATAAAGATAAAGGCTTTGATGTTCTGGCGGTTTCTCTGGATAAGGCAAAAGATAAATGGGTAAAAGCCATAGCTGATGATCATCTTGACTGGATTCAGATTTCTGAATTAAAATTCTGGCAAAGTGAAATTATTGGCAAATATGGCGTAAGAGCTATCCCAACTAATTTTCTGGTTGATTCAAAAGGAGTAATCGTTGCCAAAAATGTGTTTGGTGATGATTTGGATAATTTGTTGAGAGAGTTGTTGAATAAGTAA
- a CDS encoding TonB-dependent receptor has protein sequence MINIFYRVGDRLTFPTGRTILSLIALLLFTSSGFINAQTLIKGHVVDERTKEPIIGAIVLIKSTTTGASTDVKGEFEIKASKKLPLTLSVSLVGYRTQEIDVYDTEEPVYVTLSEDLNRLNEVVVVGYGTQSKKVFSGAAARVNGDVIKELPVQSFDQALSGRAAGVSISQPNGLLNNPPVIRIRGVNSISLSSYPLVVIDGVPVSTGNISTTTDVPNNPLADINPSDIESIDVLKDAASTSIYGSRAAAGVLLITTKRGKSGKAKANYEGWVGVTNATRLPKLLNAQQYMDIKNEAVLNSKILSGNANNDNVSSQLFFPSYNADGSLVDTKWYDYIYRTAVSHNHALTLSGGTEKTSYYFSANYSNQEGFLVNNDFQRKGIRFNIDHEVTKWLKIKGNGSYNTSHNQAYSSGSLQGSSQFLIGAARMAISLPSNISPYNEDGSYNLSSTGQIGMGNNKASSTLYNPLALFEYSRSTSDNDRFLGGLSANVKLSKHLEFNTSYAIDRLKTETISFLSSKLGSSGYSNGGSITNVSALRNNETFTNTLNYDQVFNNRHHVSALLGTDLQKNEVNIWGVNASKASDEFFENYQGGWSNYTASNNSLGERSFFSYFSRLSYDLDAKYLFTVNLRRDGNSALAVGHKYGNFGGVSAGWVLSQEKFFKKSALGRIFDELKLNASWGRVGNGNLTNNYGSYDLFSSSLYGTASTWALSQSGNPELSWETSDQTNIGINAELLKKRLSVELAYFNNNVNGLILDTPQSPSKGIPGNSILTNIGSMYNRGIELTLNASLIQKKEFSWDVSFNFTGIKNKVTQLAGDNADIIGYTHTSANANNVTRVGYSVGSLYGAKTAGVNPENGRRIFVNAKGEKVQYSSVVAPGESNWTYLDGTTAPAIGVSDYYLIGSALPKWYGGLVSNLKYKNWDLTLNFTYAGGNYVMNGTKATLREQTFYNNYTGILDRWTTPGQVTDIPRLVYNDIISNGTSFPISANAEKADFLRLQNVLLAYRIPATLLSRLNLSSARIYAQVSNAFLLTKYSGADPESSVNGNSNTTPGIERNSLGQGRTFTLGINLGF, from the coding sequence ATGATAAATATATTTTATAGAGTCGGGGATAGACTTACATTCCCGACAGGGAGAACTATACTCTCACTTATCGCACTTCTTTTGTTTACTTCTTCGGGATTTATAAATGCACAGACTTTAATAAAAGGACATGTTGTTGATGAACGTACCAAAGAACCTATAATAGGGGCTATTGTACTAATAAAGTCTACAACAACAGGTGCTTCTACTGATGTAAAAGGAGAGTTTGAAATAAAAGCTTCAAAAAAACTTCCGCTTACTTTATCTGTAAGTCTGGTAGGTTATCGCACTCAGGAGATTGATGTGTACGACACTGAAGAGCCTGTTTATGTTACGTTATCAGAAGATCTGAACCGCCTTAATGAAGTGGTGGTTGTAGGTTATGGTACTCAGTCGAAGAAAGTGTTTTCTGGAGCGGCTGCACGTGTTAATGGTGACGTGATAAAGGAATTACCGGTTCAGAGTTTTGATCAGGCATTGTCCGGAAGAGCGGCAGGTGTTAGCATATCACAGCCTAACGGCTTGCTGAACAATCCTCCTGTAATCAGAATCCGTGGTGTGAACTCTATTTCTTTAAGTTCATATCCCTTGGTGGTGATTGACGGGGTTCCTGTAAGCACAGGAAATATTTCAACTACAACGGATGTGCCTAATAATCCGTTAGCGGATATAAACCCTTCGGATATTGAGTCTATTGATGTACTAAAAGATGCAGCTTCTACCTCTATTTATGGTTCGCGTGCTGCAGCAGGCGTGTTATTGATTACAACAAAAAGAGGTAAGTCTGGAAAGGCAAAGGCTAATTATGAAGGCTGGGTTGGTGTTACCAATGCTACTCGTTTGCCTAAACTACTGAATGCTCAACAATACATGGATATAAAAAATGAAGCGGTGCTTAATTCCAAAATTCTGAGCGGAAATGCAAACAATGATAATGTGAGCTCTCAATTATTCTTTCCTTCATATAATGCCGATGGTTCACTAGTTGACACCAAATGGTATGATTATATTTATCGCACAGCTGTGTCTCACAACCATGCGTTAACATTATCTGGCGGAACAGAGAAAACTAGTTATTATTTTTCAGCCAATTATTCTAATCAGGAAGGTTTTTTGGTGAATAATGATTTTCAACGTAAAGGTATACGGTTTAATATTGATCATGAAGTAACTAAATGGTTGAAAATAAAAGGTAATGGTTCGTATAACACAAGTCACAATCAGGCTTATAGTTCAGGATCTTTGCAGGGATCATCTCAATTTCTTATTGGTGCTGCCAGAATGGCTATTTCATTGCCTTCTAATATAAGTCCTTACAATGAAGATGGTAGTTATAATCTGAGTAGCACCGGACAAATAGGTATGGGTAATAACAAAGCTTCTTCTACTTTATATAATCCTTTGGCATTGTTTGAATACAGTCGTAGCACTTCTGACAATGACCGTTTTCTGGGTGGACTAAGTGCAAATGTAAAATTATCGAAGCATCTGGAGTTTAATACATCGTATGCCATTGATCGTTTGAAAACAGAGACTATTAGTTTTTTAAGTTCTAAGTTGGGCTCTTCGGGTTATTCTAATGGTGGTTCTATAACGAATGTATCGGCATTGAGAAATAATGAAACTTTTACTAATACATTGAATTATGATCAGGTATTTAACAATAGGCATCATGTATCGGCTTTGTTGGGTACCGATTTACAGAAAAATGAAGTAAATATCTGGGGAGTGAATGCTTCAAAGGCTTCTGATGAATTCTTTGAAAACTATCAGGGAGGCTGGAGCAATTATACTGCTTCTAATAATTCACTGGGTGAAAGATCTTTCTTTTCTTACTTCTCTCGTTTGAGTTATGATTTGGATGCTAAATATCTTTTTACTGTGAATCTGAGACGTGATGGTAATTCTGCTTTGGCTGTGGGACATAAGTATGGTAATTTTGGTGGTGTTTCTGCCGGTTGGGTTCTTTCACAAGAGAAGTTCTTCAAGAAATCTGCATTAGGAAGAATATTTGATGAACTGAAACTGAATGCCAGTTGGGGACGTGTGGGAAATGGAAATCTGACAAACAATTATGGTTCGTATGACTTGTTCTCTTCTTCTCTTTATGGAACAGCCTCAACCTGGGCTCTCAGTCAGTCGGGTAATCCTGAACTAAGCTGGGAAACAAGTGATCAGACAAATATTGGTATCAATGCCGAATTGCTGAAAAAACGTTTGTCGGTGGAACTTGCATATTTTAATAATAATGTGAACGGCTTGATTCTGGATACACCTCAATCTCCGTCAAAAGGTATTCCCGGTAATTCTATTTTGACCAATATCGGTTCTATGTACAACAGAGGTATAGAACTTACATTGAATGCTTCTTTGATTCAGAAAAAAGAATTTTCATGGGATGTATCGTTCAACTTTACAGGTATTAAGAATAAAGTGACTCAACTTGCCGGAGATAATGCAGATATTATTGGGTATACCCATACTTCTGCCAACGCAAACAATGTAACTCGTGTGGGTTATTCTGTAGGTAGCCTTTATGGTGCTAAGACTGCCGGTGTGAATCCGGAGAATGGTCGTAGGATATTTGTTAACGCTAAGGGCGAAAAAGTGCAGTATAGTTCTGTAGTGGCACCGGGTGAAAGTAACTGGACTTATCTTGATGGAACAACAGCTCCTGCAATCGGGGTATCTGATTATTATTTGATTGGCAGTGCACTTCCTAAATGGTATGGAGGATTAGTAAGTAATCTGAAATATAAAAATTGGGATCTTACGCTGAACTTTACTTATGCTGGTGGTAACTATGTGATGAATGGCACTAAGGCAACTTTGAGAGAACAAACTTTTTATAATAACTATACCGGTATTTTAGATCGATGGACTACCCCAGGGCAGGTTACTGATATACCTCGCTTGGTTTATAATGATATTATTTCCAATGGTACATCGTTCCCAATTTCTGCAAATGCAGAAAAGGCAGATTTCCTACGCTTGCAGAATGTACTGTTAGCTTATAGAATTCCTGCAACTCTATTGAGTAGATTAAATTTAAGTTCTGCCCGGATTTATGCACAGGTTTCAAATGCCTTTTTGCTGACTAAATATTCGGGTGCAGATCCTGAGTCATCTGTTAATGGAAACTCAAATACCACTCCGGGTATAGAACGCAACTCCTTAGGACAGGGACGTACATTCACTTTGGGAATTAACTTAGGATTCTAA
- a CDS encoding carcinine hydrolase/isopenicillin-N N-acyltransferase family protein — MKKLFVYILLLFAGILQAGACTTAVISGKFTADGRPLLFKQRDTHDPNNKFQSFSDGRYPYIAVVSTRDSGKKGVFGGNNSAGFAIINSASYNLNPGLDGDEKGLDGYIMKLALQTCASLADFEHLLDSLPRPIRASSNFGVIDAHGGAAYYETSDKSYVKYDANDSAVAPFGYIIRTNFSFSGDRTRDKGLARFEVASELFYQASLKKSISFEFILKDVSRSLKHGLTGVDLYNNIPPDGSKAVLVPFRDFIPRYLTTSVLVFQGVKDNEPASETVLWSVVGCPLTSVAVPLLVNSRGYLPKIVTSEGETSAPLFDWSSKLKQKLFPIDRGEGEDYLNLAALISKDQKGILQTLQPAENKVITESQKYINKWRTEGIKVDELKKLDDWIDQYLTDYYKSNYSL, encoded by the coding sequence ATGAAGAAGTTGTTTGTTTATATATTGCTCTTGTTTGCAGGAATTCTGCAGGCAGGAGCTTGTACTACAGCGGTTATTTCGGGTAAGTTTACTGCCGATGGTCGTCCTTTGTTATTTAAACAACGGGATACGCATGACCCGAATAATAAATTTCAGTCCTTTTCGGATGGCAGATACCCTTATATAGCTGTAGTCAGCACGCGTGATTCTGGAAAGAAAGGTGTATTTGGCGGAAATAATAGTGCCGGTTTTGCCATAATAAATTCGGCATCCTATAACCTGAATCCGGGATTGGACGGAGATGAAAAGGGACTTGACGGTTATATAATGAAACTAGCCTTGCAAACATGTGCTTCTTTAGCCGATTTTGAACACCTGCTCGACAGTCTGCCTCGTCCTATTCGTGCCAGCTCTAATTTCGGGGTAATTGATGCACACGGTGGTGCAGCGTATTATGAAACCAGTGATAAAAGTTATGTAAAATATGATGCAAACGATTCTGCTGTAGCACCTTTCGGGTACATAATACGTACTAATTTTTCTTTCTCCGGAGACCGTACACGTGATAAAGGACTGGCACGTTTTGAAGTGGCATCCGAACTTTTTTATCAGGCTTCTCTGAAAAAGAGTATATCATTTGAATTTATACTGAAGGATGTATCCCGTAGTTTGAAACATGGACTTACAGGAGTCGATTTATATAATAATATACCGCCAGACGGCAGTAAAGCTGTTTTGGTTCCATTTCGTGATTTTATTCCGCGTTATCTAACTACTTCTGTTCTTGTTTTCCAGGGTGTAAAGGATAATGAACCGGCTTCGGAAACAGTTCTTTGGTCGGTTGTAGGCTGTCCGTTGACCTCAGTAGCTGTTCCACTTTTGGTAAACAGTAGAGGATATCTGCCTAAAATTGTTACTTCAGAAGGAGAGACTTCAGCACCACTTTTTGATTGGTCATCCAAATTAAAACAAAAATTATTCCCGATAGATCGTGGAGAAGGCGAGGATTATCTTAATTTAGCGGCCCTAATTTCAAAAGATCAAAAAGGAATTCTTCAGACCTTGCAACCGGCGGAAAATAAAGTTATAACTGAATCACAAAAATACATCAATAAATGGAGAACTGAAGGGATCAAGGTTGATGAACTAAAGAAGCTTGATGATTGGATAGATCAATATTTGACTGATTATTATAAAAGCAACTATAGTTTATAA
- a CDS encoding RagB/SusD family nutrient uptake outer membrane protein: MIRIINKIKNISVILGLTYFFSFTLSGCNSELNTESETSLSAGEIFQTQTRIEGLVNGMYKALKGASMYGGRIHLYLDVRGEDFINVTGNSYTAYESWTNSYTSGSNDINNTWQQAYTAINNANIIIDGLAKSTGVISDELKTQYVAEAKFVRALCYYTLVTIYARPYTENDGASKGLPLRLQAETTSANNDLARSTVKEVYKKILEDLDFAETNLPDSYSSSALNTTRAHKSTAIALKTRVYLNKGDFQNVITEAKKIVPQTDAPFSATTGVKHALQSDITTLFGSNFLTTESILSMPSTASDSYSGQSAIAYVYYSNKEYYLNPSGILGSSLWGTNDARRNLIELKSGKYYLKKYAKVSPYIDYIPVIRYSEVLLNYAEAALRTNNNALAIKLLEAVHHRSDAGFVFPASSENTSTALLETIRLERRIELLGEGFRSNDLLRDLLTIPAKGSSSLQSAKVLPSAENYIFPLPDSETNTNKAL, encoded by the coding sequence ATGATTCGAATAATAAATAAAATAAAAAATATATCAGTCATTCTGGGGCTTACCTATTTTTTTTCATTTACTTTGTCAGGATGCAATAGTGAGTTGAATACAGAATCGGAAACTTCATTAAGTGCCGGAGAAATATTTCAAACACAGACTCGTATCGAAGGGTTAGTCAACGGAATGTATAAAGCGCTTAAAGGTGCCAGTATGTACGGTGGTCGTATTCATTTGTACCTGGATGTACGTGGTGAAGATTTCATTAACGTGACAGGTAACTCATATACAGCTTATGAGAGCTGGACAAACTCTTATACTTCCGGTTCAAATGATATTAATAATACCTGGCAACAGGCTTATACTGCAATTAATAATGCAAATATTATTATAGATGGATTAGCTAAAAGTACTGGTGTGATAAGTGATGAGTTAAAAACACAGTATGTTGCTGAAGCAAAATTTGTAAGAGCACTTTGCTATTATACTTTGGTAACTATTTATGCCCGCCCGTATACAGAAAACGACGGAGCCTCAAAAGGTTTGCCCCTTCGCTTGCAGGCTGAAACTACATCGGCAAACAATGACCTGGCACGTAGCACCGTGAAGGAGGTTTATAAGAAAATTCTTGAAGATCTTGATTTTGCTGAAACCAATTTACCGGATTCTTATTCTTCTTCTGCTCTAAATACAACAAGGGCACACAAGAGTACAGCCATTGCTTTGAAAACAAGGGTTTATCTCAATAAAGGTGATTTCCAGAATGTGATAACCGAGGCTAAAAAGATTGTTCCGCAGACTGATGCTCCATTCTCTGCAACAACAGGGGTGAAGCATGCTTTGCAGAGTGATATAACAACTTTGTTTGGATCTAATTTCCTGACAACAGAATCTATTTTATCCATGCCTTCAACTGCGTCCGATTCTTATAGCGGGCAATCAGCCATTGCGTATGTTTATTATTCAAACAAGGAATATTATCTGAATCCTTCTGGTATATTGGGCTCTTCTCTTTGGGGAACCAATGATGCACGCCGTAATTTGATTGAGTTGAAATCAGGAAAATATTACCTTAAGAAGTATGCAAAGGTTTCTCCATATATAGATTATATTCCTGTAATCCGTTATTCAGAAGTATTGCTTAATTATGCTGAGGCTGCTTTGAGAACAAACAACAATGCATTAGCCATTAAATTACTGGAGGCTGTTCATCATCGCTCGGATGCCGGTTTTGTATTTCCTGCAAGTTCAGAAAATACAAGTACAGCATTACTTGAAACTATTCGTCTGGAACGAAGGATAGAGCTTTTAGGTGAGGGATTCCGTTCTAATGACTTGCTTCGCGATTTATTGACTATTCCGGCAAAAGGAAGTAGCAGTCTGCAGTCTGCTAAGGTTTTACCTTCTGCCGAGAACTATATATTCCCACTTCCTGATTCTGAAACTAACACCAATAAAGCGCTTTAA